In Helianthus annuus cultivar XRQ/B chromosome 9, HanXRQr2.0-SUNRISE, whole genome shotgun sequence, the following are encoded in one genomic region:
- the LOC110901511 gene encoding uncharacterized protein LOC110901511, which produces MNPEAWCKLIDGLFTTPAYMNHSEKKNKANRAKQLYGSYHGSQSLANRRHKEVKETGLARYVKGWKEMHYKKGKWINDNAKHAWENIEEEYNRSLPCSGGDEMAVDQVGCLKKALGTRHSHLRGIERVLKSVTPELFPNLVLPGSSFPLEEEDDQEEEQEEEQEDDEFV; this is translated from the exons ATGAATCCAGAAGCATGGTGTAAGCTCATTGACGGCTTGTTCACAACTCCCGCGTATATGAATcattctgaaaaaaaaaataaggcAAACAGAGCAAAACAACTTTATGGAAGTTATCACGGGAGTCAATCTCTTGCCAATAGGCGACACAAAGAG GTTAAAGAAACCGGGCTAGCCCGCTATGTTAAAGGTTGGAAAGAAATGCATTATAAGAAAGGCAAATGGATTAACGACAATGCAAAACATGCTTGG GAAAACATTGAAGAAGAGTATAATAGATCATTGCCGTGCTCGGGTGGGGATGAAATGGCGGTTGATCAAGTGGGGTGTCTTAAAAAAGCTTTAGGGACTCGCCATTCTCACTTACGGGGCATTGAACGAGTTTTGAAAAGTGTAACACCCGAACTATTCCCTAAT TTGGTACTTCCTGGCTCGTCATTTCCacttgaagaagaagatgatcaaGAAGAGGAACAAGAGGAGgaacaagaagatgatgaattTGTTTAA